The genomic region CGATTCCTTCAAAGAGCGTGAACAGCTTGAACGCTCCGCAAGACGGCATCTCATTCCTTATGTCGATATCGGAATGGACGTTCACAAGCTCGGAGACCGCCACTATCTCATCGGCGGCCAAGTCTTTCTCTCATCGCCCGGTCAACCATGTCTGCGCTGCTGCAATATCGTCACCGACGAACGTCTCGAGCAAGAAGCGCTGCGCTATGGAGATGCGGGAAGGGGAGCCTACGCGAAGGCGGTGTGCGCGTGCCCGCCTTCGTCAATTGGCCAGCCAAACTCGAACCGCGCGTTGTGAACGAGCCGCTACACATGGTCGATGTCATGCCGACTCTGTTGGCGCTTGCCGGCGGCAAAGGCAGCAACGATCATCCCTTCGATGGGAAGGTGTCCGTCGTCGAATGCATTGAGACAGTTTGCGGCGTGACTGAGCGGAGGGCTTCGGGTCATCTGGTTTGAAGTTTAAGCGGCTTTCATTTGGTGCTGCAATCGTCGTTTTCGGATGGTCGCGCGTTTGGTCCTTTCTCGTTGCAATAGGATGGTTTGCCCTCGCCCGAAGTAGACATCTGCGGGGGTTAGGTTTTTCAAGCTCTCGTGGTAGCGGCGGTGATTGTAGTGCTCGACGAAGCGTCCGATGTGAGCTTCGAGATCGCCGGGCAGGTAATAGTTTTCGAGCAGGATGCGGTTCTTGAGCGTCTGATGCCAACGCTCGATCTTGCCCTGGGTTTGCGGATGGTGAGGCGCTCCTCGGACGTGGCTCATGCCGTTATCATCGAGCCATTCTGCGAGATCGGCCGAGACGTAGCTCGAACCGTTGTCGCTGAGTAATCGTGGTTTATGGACGACACGGACTTGGTCGCAGCCTGACGCGGCAAGCGCCAGCTGCAAGGTGTCGGTGACGTCTTCCGCTTTCATCGTGGTGCACAGTTTCCAGGCGATGATGTAGCGCGAGAAGTCATCGAGGATGGTCGAGAGATAGAACCAACCCCAGCCGATGACCTTGAGGTAGGTGAAGTCGGTCTGCCAGAGTTGATTGATGGCGGTGGTCTTATCTTTGAACTCGTCAGCAGCTTTGATGACGATGAAGGCCGGACTGGTGATGAGATCGTGGGCTTTCAGCAGGCGGTACACGGACGCCTCAGATACGAAGTAATTCTGGGTATCAGTGAACCGTGTCGCGAGTTCGCGTGGCGACAAGGTGGGCTCGTCGAGCGCCATATTGATGATCCGCCCGCGCACCTCATCAGGAATGCGGTTCCAGACGCGAGACGGCTTCGACGTCTTGTCCTCGAGCGCTTCGACGCCGCCAGACTGATAGCGGTCATACCAGCGATAAAACGAGCCCGGCAGAATGCCGAGCTTATCCAGCGTACGTCGCACGGGCAGACGCGATTGCTCGACGATACGGATGATCTCGAGCTTTTCGGAAGCTGGATATCTCATGCCTCGTCTCCCCCATCCCCGGTCATGCTTTTTTTGAG from Hyphomicrobium sp. MC1 harbors:
- a CDS encoding IS3 family transposase (programmed frameshift); this encodes MRPKSSTPETPSERLVRDIRRATRKQYSAEEKIRIVLDGLRGEVTVAELCRREGIAESLYYSWSKEFLEAGKRRLAGDTARSATTSEVKDLKRQALELKEVVAEQALELRLLKKKHDRGWGRRGMRYPASEKLEIIRIVEQSRLPVRRTLDKLGILPGSFYRWYDRYQSGGVEALEDKTSKPSRVWNRIPDEVRGRIINMALDEPTLSPRELATRFTDTQNYFVSEASVYRLLKAHDLITSPAFIVIKAADEFKDKTTAINQLWQTDFTYLKVIGWGWFYLSTILDDFSRYIIAWKLCTTMKAEDVTDTLQLALAASGCDQVRVVHKPRLLSDNGSSYVSADLAEWLDDNGMSHVRGAPHHPQTQGKIERWHQTLKNRILLENYYLPGDLEAHIGRFVEHYNHRRYHESLKNLTPADVYFGRGQTILLQRERTKRATIRKRRLQHQMKAA